The sequence GCTGGAAAACGAATCAGGTGCTCTATCACGTGTTGTGGGCCTGTTTTCTCAGCGCGGTTATAACATTGAGAGCTTGACTGTTGCGCCGACCGACGATCCAACGCTGTCTCGAATGACCATCCAAACTGTGGGTGATGCCAAGGTTCTGGAGCAGATCGAAAAACAGCTACACAAGCTGGTGGATGTTTTGCGGGTCAGCGAGTTGGTTTCCGGCTCACATGTTGAACGCGAAATCATGTTGGTTAAATTGCAGGCCAATGGTTACGGGCGTGAAGAGGTGAAGCGTTGCACTGAAATCTTCCGTGGGCAGATTGTCGATGTGACCGCCACGCTCTATACCGTCCAACTGGCTGGGACCAGCGATAAACTGGATGCATTTTTAAATGCTGTGCGGGAAGTGGCCGAAATTGTGGAAGTTGCCCGCTCCGGTATTGTTGGTGTCTCCCGTGGCGACAAGATTATGCGTTAACCATGGTGATTTATTCTGACTAGCATCAAATTATCAGGCTCGGCAGACATGCTGAGCTTTTTTTTTCTTATTATTTAACCAAGATAGCGTTATATGGCGGTTAAAGCAGTTGCTCAATAGTGAGTTCTGCGGTTAGATCGACAGAGCGCAATATCCGTAGTTAAACTATGTCTATAGGTTCTATGATCTATAGGTTCGATGGTTTATCAGTTCGATGGTTTAGCCGTAACGCTCCGGTTTATCGACGGATTGAGAGATTCCGAGAGATTTTGAGATATTCCGCTCTGGCAGACATTATGCCTTTCATTACTTTATTGGGTTTATAAGGGGTCAATGTGAAACTGGATGAAATCGCGCGTCTTGCGGGCGTTTCGCGCACCACCGCCAGTTATGTCATTAATGGCAAAGCGAAACAGTACCGGGTCAGCGATAAAACAGTAGATAAAGTTATGGCTGTTGTCAGGGAACATAACTATCACCCAAATGCCGTTGCGGCGGGATTGCGCGCGGGCAGAACCCGTTCGATCGGTTTGGTGATCCCGGATCTGGAGAACACCAGCTATACCCGCATCGCAAACTATCTTGAGCGCCAGGCTCGCCAGCGGGGCTACCAATTGTTGATCGCCTGTTCTGAGGATCAGCCCGATAATGAAATGCGTTGCATCGAGCACCTGTTGCAGCGCCAGGTTGACGCCATTATCGTTTCAACGGCTCTACCGCCAGAGCACCCTTTTTATCAGCGCTGGGCAAATGATCCATTGCCGATCATCGCCCTTGATCGCGCTCTTGACCGGGAGCACTTCATCAGCGTGGTGGGTGCCGATCAAGAAGATGCATTGATGTTGGCACAAGAATTACGAACTTTCCCCGCAGAATCAGTGCTGTACCTCGGTGCGTTACCTGAATTATCGGTGAGCTTCCTGCGAGAGATGGGCTTTCGTGAAGCGTGGAAGGATGATCCCCGTAAGGTCGACTACCTCTATGCCAATAGTTACGAACGCGAAGCCGCTGGTGTGCTGTTTGCAGAGTGGCTGAAGACCCACCCGATGCCACAGGCGCTGTTTACTACCTCATTCCAGCTGTTACAAGGCGTTATGGACGTCACCTTAAAGCAGAGCGGGCGCTTACCCAGCAATCTGGCGATCGCCACTTTTGGTGACAACGAATTGCTCGATTTCCTTGAATGCCCGGTATTGGCAGTCGCGCAGCGTCACCGTGATGTGGCTGAGCGCGTGTTGGAGTTGGTATTAGCCAGTTTGGACGAACCGCATAAACCGAAGCCCGGTTTAACGCGCATCCGGCGTAACCTGTTCCGCCGTGGCAGTTTGAGCCGTAAATAATCTGCTATCACGAATCAGGGTGCCGAGTGCACCCTGATTCGTGAGCTTGTATAAATCGCCCATCATTAGACATAGCCTGCAACGCGGAACAACCTCCGGCAATACTCCAAAAAGTAGCCATACGCCACACCCATCGCCATTGAAACCAAGGCGTTACTGGTTACTGCCGTGGTAATTTGCTCCAAATCAGCCCCAACAGACCATAAAATCAGCGCATAGACCGGTGACTGGAAACTGACATAGGCCAGTAGGTCTGCCAGATTTCTTGCCCAAAAATGTTCCCCAGCATGGCGATGTGCAAAACGAATGAATGCATCGCGATACACACCATAAGGCCAAGCGATAAGGATATTGACCGGTATCGAGACCAGACGGGAAGAGAGTGACTGCTGGAAGGTCATTCCCGAGATCACTATTTCAATTATCATACCGATGACAAAACAATACACCACGAGTGCGAAAGTATCGGCTGCGGCACTACGCAGACGGGACCCAGTTGAAAACATCGTCATTAACTCCCTACTTGGGGTAAACATCTGCTAAAACGCCAATTAATAAGATTATTAGCAGGGTTTATGTATTGCTCATCATTTGAAAGTTAGTTGATTGTATTGTATTTTTACTTTCAATGTAGTTTACAGTGCTATTGTTGGTAACATAACCAGCTTAAAATTTTTATTTTTAACATTTGTTTTGTTTTTATACTTTATCCTGTAAGTAATCGGGTTTTTAGTGGTTTTTTAAATGGGGAAGGATCAGTTTTTTATTTAAAAACAAAAAGTTATGATTTATCGTTTGTCGTGAGGAAAATCCATGTAATCTAAGTCAAATTTAAAATAATCGATGAGAAAAAAACTATTTTGCGGTGTTCCCCTAATTTAAGATTTATCTGCCTGAAGACATTCATATTTCAGTGATACCTCAAAATAAGCGCCAATAATTTATTTCAAAATAGATTAATCCTTGCGGCTTAATTGAAGTAAAATGCAGCGCCGATAACACTTGTTGTTCTCAAGGGTATTATTGTTTTGTCGTAGATTTTGCCGCTGACTTCGGCTGTTTTTCCTTAGAGAAGCCAGCAGATGCGGGTTTTGTACTCAGGCAGTTGAATTTTTCGCCGTACAATTTTCATACTGAAAATGAGACATTCCTTGCAGAAGGAAATAATGAGACAATTAATCGACAATTAATTATTTATTTAAGTAGCTGGAATTACTGGCGGAAAAATAGCCCGTTAATCATGACGTTAATTTCTATTTCAAGCACTAAAATAGCCCCTTCTACGAGATATATCTCAAAAACGGCCCATAAATATTGTCAAAGCGCCTCGGCTCTGGCTTGACAAGGTTTTCATACCATCCGTAAACTCTTTAATGTGGGGATTTGTGGGGTAAAGTGGCGAATTGGGTCATGAAGGGGTAACTCAGTCATGTTTCGTGGTGCAACGATGGTTAACCTCGACAGCAAAGGGCGGCTCGCCGTACCTACCCGTTATCGGGATTTGCTGAATGAGGAGTCGCAGGGCCAGATGGTCTGTACCATAGACCTTCACCAACCATGCCTGTTGCTTTATCCACTCCCTGAATGGGAAATCATTGAACAAAAATTATCTCGTCTGTCGAGCATGAATCCGGCTGAGCGTCGGGTTCAACGTTTGCTGTTAGGACATGCCAGTGAATGTCAGATGGATGGCGCTGGGCGCTTACTGATAGCAGGAACATTGCGTCAGCACGCCGGGCTGAATAAAGAAGTGATGCTGGTTGGGCAGTTCAACAAATTTGAGCTGTGGGATGAACAGACCTGGTATCAACAAGTCAAGGATGACATCGACGCAGAACAGTCGACTCAGGAACCTCTGTCTGAGCGGCTACAGGACTTATCGCTATAAGCATGGTAGATAACAAAAAAATTGTAGATAACAACTACAAGCACACCAGCGTATTGCTGGATGAGGCCGTTAATGGTCTGAACATCCGCGATAACGGCATCTATATTGACGGAACTTTTGGCCGTGGTGGCCATTCGCGTCTGATTTTGTCCCAACTTGGGCCAGAAGGGCGCTTGATAGCGATTGATCGCGACCCACAAGCGATTGAAGCCGCAAAATCTATTACCGATCCAAGATTCTCTATCGTACACGGTCCTTTTTCTGAATTAGCGCATTATGTGCGGGAATTAGATTTAGTGGGCCGCATTGACGGAATTTTGCTGGATCTCGGTGTTTCATCCCCACAATTGGATGATCCTGAGCGTGGTTTCTCATTTATGCGCGACGGGCCGCTGGACATGCGGATGGACCCCTCCCGTGGACTATCTGCCGCCGAATGGCTGATGAAAGCCAGCGCCGATGATATCGCTTGGGTGCTAAAGACCTTTGGCGAAGAGCGTTTTGCCAAGCGTCTGGCGAAGGCGATTGTTGAGCGCAATCTCACACAGCCGATGACACGTACCAAAGAGCTGGCGGATTTGATTGCTAACGCCAGCCCATTCCGCGAGAAGCATAAACACCCAGCGACCCGTAGCTTCCAGGCTATCCGTATCTATATCAACAGTGAGTTGGAAGAGATTGAGCGCGCACTGGATGGTGCCCATGAAGTGCTGGCACCTGAAGGTCGTTTGTCAGTGATTAGCTTCCACTCTCTTGAAGACCGCATTGTGAAGAATTTTATCCGTCAGCGCAGCCGTGGGCCACAGGTTCCAGCGGGATTGCCATTGACGGAAGCCCAGCTACGCAGCATGGGTGGGCGCACAATGAAATCCATTGGCAAGATGATGCCAGCGGATGCCGAAGTGGCTGAGAACCCACGAGCACGTAGCTCAGTACTGCGCTTTGCTGAGAGGATCAAAGAGTGATAGGCAATGAACGCCACGGTTTAGTTGGAGTCATCGGCGGTGATTTACTCCGCAATGCGAAGATCCCGTTAATTTTACTGGTCGCGGTGTTGGTGTCTGCCATTTTTGTTGTGACCACCGCCCACCGCACTCGCTTGTTGACTGCTGAGCGTGAGCAGTTGGTACTGGAGCGGGATGCGCTGGACATTGAGTGGCGCAACCTGATTCTGGAAGAGAACGCATTGGGTGACCACAGTCGTGTTGAAAGTATCGCTACTGACAAGCTGAAGATGCAACATGTTGATCCTTCACAAGAAAACATTGTGGTTCAGCAATAGGTTTTTCTCATCATAAAGGAAATAGTCGCCACCATGACTCTACGTTGCCAAGGTAACGCATGAAAGCAGCGCGCCCCGGGAAGTTAAAGCGCCAAGAAGAACAAGCCAGCTTTATTAGCTGGCGTTTTGCGTTGCTGTGCGGCTGTATTTTATTGGCATTGGTCGGGTTGATGCTCCGTACCGCCTACCTGCAAGTGATCAATCCTGACAAGCTGGTGCGCGAGGGTGATATGCGCTCGCTGAGGGTACAAGCTGTGCCGACGGCGCGTGGCATGATAAGCGACCGCTCAGGCCGTCCATTGGCTGTTAGCGTGCCAGTCAATGCCGTCTGGGCCGACCCGAAAGAGCTAACCGAGCGCGGCGGCATCACATTGGACACGCGCTGGAAAGCGCTCTCTGACGCACTGGAAATCCCGCTAGACCAATTGGCAACCCGAATCAATGCCAACCCCAAAGGGCGCTTTGTCTATCTGGCACGCCAAGTTAACCCTGCCATTGGCGACTATATCCATAAGCTGAAATTACCCGGCATCTATTTGCGCCAAGAATCCCGCCGCTACTATCCCGCAGGTCAGGTGATGGCACACATTATTGGCGTGACCAATATTGATAGCCAAGGCATTGAAGGCGTTGAGAAAAGTTTTGACCGCTGGCTCACAGGGCAACCGGGCGAGCGGACGGTACGTAAAGACCGCTATGGCCGCGTCATCGAGGATATCTCTTCCGTTGATAGTCAGGCAGCACATAATCTGGTGTTGAGTGTTGATGAGCGCTTGCAGGCGCTGGTGTATCGCGAACTGAATAATGCGGTGGCATTCAACAAAGCCGAATCAGGTACAGCGGTGTTAGTGGATGTGAATACTGGCGAAGTACTGGCGATGGCGAACAGCCCATCCTACAACCCAAACAACCTGACCGGTACGCCGAAAGACGCGATGCGTAACCGGGCCATAACCGATATTTTTGAACCCGGCTCGACAGTGAAGCCAATGGTAGTGATGACGGCATTGCAGCACGGCGTTGTGAAAGAGAACAGCGTGCTGAACACCTTGCCGTACTTTGTTAACGGCCACCAGATTAAAGACGTGGCCCGTTACGCAGAGCTATCCGTGACCGGGATCTTGCAGAAGTCGAGTAACGTCGGTGTTTCTAAACTGGCGTTAGCGATGCCATCCTCAGCGTTAGTAGATACTTACTCACGGTTTGGGTTTGGGAAAGCGACCAATTTGGGGTTGGTCGGAGAAAGCAGTGGCTTATATCCTAAAAAACAACGGTGGTCTGACATAGAGAGGGCCACCTTCTCTTTCGGCTACGGGCTAATGGTAACGCCGTTACAACTAGCGCGAGTCTATGCAACCATCGGCAGCATGGGGATTTATCGCCCGCTGTCGATTACCAAAGTTGACCCGCCAGTGGCCGGTGAGCGCATTTTCCCTGAACCGCTGGTACGCACCGTGGTTCATATGATGGAGAGTGTGGCATTACCTGGCGGCGGGGGCACCAAAGCGGCCATCAAAGGCTACCGTATTGCCATTAAAACCGGTACCGCCAAGAAAGTCGGCCCGGATGGCAAATATATGGACCGATACCTCGCTTACACCGCTGGCGTAGCGCCCGCGAGTAACCCTCGATTTGCTCTGGTTGTGGTTATCAATGACCCGCAGGCAGGGAAATATTACGGTGGTGCGGTTTCTGCACCGGTGTTCGGTGCCATCATGGGCGGCGTATTACGCACCATGAACATCGAGCCAGATGCGTTACCCACTGGTGATAAAAGCGAATTAGTGATTAATACAAAAGAGGGTTCAGGTGGCAGATCGTAACTTGCGCGACTTACTCGCTCCTTGGGGGCTAGACGTCCCGGAGCGTGCGCTACGGGAAATGACATTAGACAGCCGTGTTGCCGCTGCCGGGGATTTGTTTGTCGCCGTTGTCGGCCACCAGACGGACGGGCGTCGCTATATCCCGCAAGCCATCGCACAAGGTGTGGCGGCCATTGTGGCCGAAGCCGATGGTGTGGCACCGGATGCCAGTGTTTCAGAAATGCATGGCGTTCCTGTTATTTATTTGCGTAATTTGAATCAGCACTTATCCACACTGGCGGGCCAGTTTTACCATCAGCCGGGTGCCGCACTGCGTTTGGTTGGCGTGACCGGGACGAACGGCAAAACCACCACCACCCAATTGCTGGCACAATGGAGTCAGGCACTGGGCGAAACCAGTGCGGTGATGGGGACGGTCGGTAATGGCTTATTAGGTCAGGTGATTCCGACGGAAAACACTACTGGCTCAGCGGTTGATATCCAACATTTACTGCGCAATTTGGTCGATCAAGGGGCCACTTTCGCGGCGATGGAAGTCTCTTCCCACGGTTTGATTCAGAATCGCGTCGCAGCCTTGCCATTTGCCGCCGCCGTGTTCACGAACCTCAGCCGCGATCATCTGGATTACCACGGTAATATGGCGAGTTACGAGGCGGCAAAATGGTTGCTGTTCTCCACCCATCAATCCGAACACAAAATTATCAATGCGGATGACGAAGTTGGCCGCCGCTGGTTAAGCCAGTTGCCGCAAGCGGTCGCCGTCAGCATGGAAAGTCAGGTTCCTACGGGCTGGAAAGGCCCGTGGTTATCTGCTCGCAAAGTTCAATATCACGATAACGGCGCGAGTATCGCCTTTGATTCCAGTTGGGGCGAAGGTCAGTTAGAGAGCCGCTTGATGGGCGCTTTCAACGTCAGCAACTTGTTGGTGGCACTGTCAACGTTGCTCTCATTGGGTTATCCGTTAGCACAGCTTTTAGCGGCAGCCCCTCATCTGCAACCTGTTTGTGGGCGGATGGAGGTGTTTAACGCGCCGGGCAAGCCCACGGTGGTGGTCGATTATGCCCACACGCCGGATGCGCTGGAAAAAGCGCTGGCGGCAGCCCGTTTACACTGTAAAGGGCAGTTGTGGTGTGTGTTTGGTTGCGGTGGCGATCGTGACAAAGGTAAGCGCCCACTTATGGGCGGTATCGCGGAACAACTGGCTGATCGTGTCGTCGTCACAGACGATAACCCTCGCAGCGAAGAGCCGCAGGCGATTGTAGCCGATATCCTCAGCGGCTTATTGGATGCGGGACATGCACTAGCGATCCATGGTCGTGCCGAAGCCGTGACCAGTGCCATTATGCAGGCCAAAGCGGACGACGTAGTTCTGATCGCGGGCAAAGGGCACGAAGATTATCAACTGGTTGGCAACCGCCGACTGGATTACTCCGACCGCGTCACTGTCGCGCGTTTGTTGGGGGTGGTGGCATGATTAAGGTCTCGCTGCATTTCTTGTCCGAGCTGCTTAACGCGGAGTTTATTGTCAGCGATAAACAGGGCGATAACATCGAGATAACCGAAGTGACCATTGATACTCGTAAGGTCACGGCGGGTTGTCTGTTTGTGGCGCTGAAAGGCGAGCGCTTTGATGGACATGATTTCGCAGAAGATGCTGTTGCCGCAGGTGCTGGTGCTTTGCTGGTAAGTAAACGCTTACTGGTGGGGGTGCCGCAATTAGTGGTCAAAGACACCCGTCTGGCGTTGGGGCAGTTCGCGGCTTGGATTCGCCAGCAAGTGCCGGCCCGCGTGGTGGCCTTAACGGGCTCCTCAGGTAAAACCTCTGTCAAAGAGATGACGGCAGCGATTTTGCGTGAATGCGGCAATGTGCTCTATACCGCCGGTAACTTTAATAATGATATCGGTGTGCCGCTGACCCTCCTGCGTTTGACGGCAGAATATGATTTTGCGGTCATTGAGTTGGGTGCCAACCACGTGGGTGAGATTGCCTACACCACGGATTTAAGCCGCCCAGAAAGCGCTTTGGTGAACAATTTAGCCGCTGCGCATCTGGAAGGGTTCGGTTCTCTAGCTGGTGTGGCGCAAGCTAAAGGCGAGATTTTTGCGGGTTTGCCGGCAAACGGCACCGCCATTATCAATGCTGACAGCAACGACTGGCCGCACTGGCAGGAAACTCTGCATAACAAGCGAGTCTGGCGTTTTGGTCTTCAGGCAGCAGAAGATATCGATTTTTATGCTACTGACGTGCAAATCACGCCTCAGGCGACGCATTTCACCCTGCACTCACCATTTGGCACGGTCACCATTGAGCTGCCACTGCCAGGGCGACATAACATTGCTAATGCGCTTGCCGCTGCGGCGTTAGCCATGTCAGTTGGTGCGGATTTATCCGCTGTTCGTCAGGGGCTGATGCAGTTACAGGCCGTACCGGGGCGCTTATTCCCCATTCAACTTGCGACGGGCAAATTGTTGCTGGATGACACTTACAACGCCAATGTGGGTTCTATGACCGCAGCGGCGCAAGTGCTGGCAGAAATGCCGGGCTACCGTGTCATGGTGGTCGGCGACATGGGCGAGTTAGGTGAGACCGCGATTGATTGCCATCGTCAGGTCGGTGAAGCCGCGAAACAGGCGGGTATCGATAAGGTGCTGAGTGTCGGTACTTTAAGCCAGACGCTGAGCGATGCCAGCGGCAACGGCGAGCATTTTCAGGATAAGAGCGCATTAGCCGCCCGCGTAAGCGAACTGCTGAGCGAGCATCCGGTTATCACAGTATTAATTAAAGGTTCACGTAGCGCCGCCATGGAACATGTCGTGCGTGCGTTACAGGAGAAAGCATCATGTTAGTTTGGTTGGCTGAATATTTAGTGAAATTTTACTCGGGTTTTAACGTCTTTTCCTATTTGACGTTCCGAGCCATCGTCAGTCTGTTGACTGCCCTAGTGATTTCATTATGGATGGGGCCGCACCTGATTGCTTATTTGCAAAAATTGCA comes from Yersinia mollaretii ATCC 43969 and encodes:
- the ilvN gene encoding acetolactate synthase small subunit, with the translated sequence MRRRILSVLLENESGALSRVVGLFSQRGYNIESLTVAPTDDPTLSRMTIQTVGDAKVLEQIEKQLHKLVDVLRVSELVSGSHVEREIMLVKLQANGYGREEVKRCTEIFRGQIVDVTATLYTVQLAGTSDKLDAFLNAVREVAEIVEVARSGIVGVSRGDKIMR
- the cra gene encoding catabolite repressor/activator — its product is MKLDEIARLAGVSRTTASYVINGKAKQYRVSDKTVDKVMAVVREHNYHPNAVAAGLRAGRTRSIGLVIPDLENTSYTRIANYLERQARQRGYQLLIACSEDQPDNEMRCIEHLLQRQVDAIIVSTALPPEHPFYQRWANDPLPIIALDRALDREHFISVVGADQEDALMLAQELRTFPAESVLYLGALPELSVSFLREMGFREAWKDDPRKVDYLYANSYEREAAGVLFAEWLKTHPMPQALFTTSFQLLQGVMDVTLKQSGRLPSNLAIATFGDNELLDFLECPVLAVAQRHRDVAERVLELVLASLDEPHKPKPGLTRIRRNLFRRGSLSRK
- a CDS encoding L-alanine exporter AlaE — translated: MFSTGSRLRSAAADTFALVVYCFVIGMIIEIVISGMTFQQSLSSRLVSIPVNILIAWPYGVYRDAFIRFAHRHAGEHFWARNLADLLAYVSFQSPVYALILWSVGADLEQITTAVTSNALVSMAMGVAYGYFLEYCRRLFRVAGYV
- the mraZ gene encoding division/cell wall cluster transcriptional repressor MraZ: MFRGATMVNLDSKGRLAVPTRYRDLLNEESQGQMVCTIDLHQPCLLLYPLPEWEIIEQKLSRLSSMNPAERRVQRLLLGHASECQMDGAGRLLIAGTLRQHAGLNKEVMLVGQFNKFELWDEQTWYQQVKDDIDAEQSTQEPLSERLQDLSL
- the rsmH gene encoding 16S rRNA (cytosine(1402)-N(4))-methyltransferase RsmH, translating into MVDNKKIVDNNYKHTSVLLDEAVNGLNIRDNGIYIDGTFGRGGHSRLILSQLGPEGRLIAIDRDPQAIEAAKSITDPRFSIVHGPFSELAHYVRELDLVGRIDGILLDLGVSSPQLDDPERGFSFMRDGPLDMRMDPSRGLSAAEWLMKASADDIAWVLKTFGEERFAKRLAKAIVERNLTQPMTRTKELADLIANASPFREKHKHPATRSFQAIRIYINSELEEIERALDGAHEVLAPEGRLSVISFHSLEDRIVKNFIRQRSRGPQVPAGLPLTEAQLRSMGGRTMKSIGKMMPADAEVAENPRARSSVLRFAERIKE
- the ftsL gene encoding cell division protein FtsL, whose protein sequence is MIGNERHGLVGVIGGDLLRNAKIPLILLVAVLVSAIFVVTTAHRTRLLTAEREQLVLERDALDIEWRNLILEENALGDHSRVESIATDKLKMQHVDPSQENIVVQQ
- a CDS encoding peptidoglycan glycosyltransferase FtsI, coding for MKAARPGKLKRQEEQASFISWRFALLCGCILLALVGLMLRTAYLQVINPDKLVREGDMRSLRVQAVPTARGMISDRSGRPLAVSVPVNAVWADPKELTERGGITLDTRWKALSDALEIPLDQLATRINANPKGRFVYLARQVNPAIGDYIHKLKLPGIYLRQESRRYYPAGQVMAHIIGVTNIDSQGIEGVEKSFDRWLTGQPGERTVRKDRYGRVIEDISSVDSQAAHNLVLSVDERLQALVYRELNNAVAFNKAESGTAVLVDVNTGEVLAMANSPSYNPNNLTGTPKDAMRNRAITDIFEPGSTVKPMVVMTALQHGVVKENSVLNTLPYFVNGHQIKDVARYAELSVTGILQKSSNVGVSKLALAMPSSALVDTYSRFGFGKATNLGLVGESSGLYPKKQRWSDIERATFSFGYGLMVTPLQLARVYATIGSMGIYRPLSITKVDPPVAGERIFPEPLVRTVVHMMESVALPGGGGTKAAIKGYRIAIKTGTAKKVGPDGKYMDRYLAYTAGVAPASNPRFALVVVINDPQAGKYYGGAVSAPVFGAIMGGVLRTMNIEPDALPTGDKSELVINTKEGSGGRS
- the murE gene encoding UDP-N-acetylmuramoyl-L-alanyl-D-glutamate--2,6-diaminopimelate ligase; protein product: MADRNLRDLLAPWGLDVPERALREMTLDSRVAAAGDLFVAVVGHQTDGRRYIPQAIAQGVAAIVAEADGVAPDASVSEMHGVPVIYLRNLNQHLSTLAGQFYHQPGAALRLVGVTGTNGKTTTTQLLAQWSQALGETSAVMGTVGNGLLGQVIPTENTTGSAVDIQHLLRNLVDQGATFAAMEVSSHGLIQNRVAALPFAAAVFTNLSRDHLDYHGNMASYEAAKWLLFSTHQSEHKIINADDEVGRRWLSQLPQAVAVSMESQVPTGWKGPWLSARKVQYHDNGASIAFDSSWGEGQLESRLMGAFNVSNLLVALSTLLSLGYPLAQLLAAAPHLQPVCGRMEVFNAPGKPTVVVDYAHTPDALEKALAAARLHCKGQLWCVFGCGGDRDKGKRPLMGGIAEQLADRVVVTDDNPRSEEPQAIVADILSGLLDAGHALAIHGRAEAVTSAIMQAKADDVVLIAGKGHEDYQLVGNRRLDYSDRVTVARLLGVVA
- the murF gene encoding UDP-N-acetylmuramoyl-tripeptide--D-alanyl-D-alanine ligase; its protein translation is MIKVSLHFLSELLNAEFIVSDKQGDNIEITEVTIDTRKVTAGCLFVALKGERFDGHDFAEDAVAAGAGALLVSKRLLVGVPQLVVKDTRLALGQFAAWIRQQVPARVVALTGSSGKTSVKEMTAAILRECGNVLYTAGNFNNDIGVPLTLLRLTAEYDFAVIELGANHVGEIAYTTDLSRPESALVNNLAAAHLEGFGSLAGVAQAKGEIFAGLPANGTAIINADSNDWPHWQETLHNKRVWRFGLQAAEDIDFYATDVQITPQATHFTLHSPFGTVTIELPLPGRHNIANALAAAALAMSVGADLSAVRQGLMQLQAVPGRLFPIQLATGKLLLDDTYNANVGSMTAAAQVLAEMPGYRVMVVGDMGELGETAIDCHRQVGEAAKQAGIDKVLSVGTLSQTLSDASGNGEHFQDKSALAARVSELLSEHPVITVLIKGSRSAAMEHVVRALQEKASC